A genomic segment from Solenopsis invicta isolate M01_SB chromosome 5, UNIL_Sinv_3.0, whole genome shotgun sequence encodes:
- the LOC105195237 gene encoding major royal jelly protein 1 → MRHFLLVISILSMATISFGKLYLEHQWKYVELFWESPQQKYEAIMSGRYNASAAFFYDVDKGLDGRVFLTAGSDKTVVPASILTVSEKQGETGPLLRPYPDWSWYKDGCNGITGAVYNIEIKCNHMFLVDNGQIRKNQVCSPQLLIFDLYTDKLVKRVPIPIEIAHHKNTTGVLSSVAVFTPFCRNVKDDAVVFMADSKGSGLVVYNGRTSKMCRVESDSMKIPPDPNFVIENKTYHFSDTVHGMTIIGKDLYYATFMGRQIYKVEFQKLIDCSPQDINEANRQTQSIALEGPTTMLASHRCSLFFSDVTKRSIMCANVTKNFNSINKELVAHDPKMEFSAGLKVRNGELLILSNRFPLTSNNNLNRNEINFRYFSIPITDIENNTNCFSFCN, encoded by the exons ATGAGACATTTTCTACTTGTTATCTCAATTTTATCGATGGCAACTATAAGTTTCGGCAAATTGTATCTTGAGCATCAATGGAAATATGTTGAACTTTTTTGGGAAAGTCCGCAGCAGAAATATGAAGCGATAATGTCCGGCAGATACAATGCTAGCGCAGCTTTTTTTTACGACGTAGACAAGGGACTTG aTGGTAGAGTATTTCTTACGGCGGGGAGTGACAAGACTGTGGTACCAGCTAGTATATTGACAGTAAGCGAGAAACAGGGAGAGACTGGTCCACTTCTGCGTCCGTATCCCGATTGGTCTTGGTATAAAGATGGTTGTAATGGTATTACAGGTGCTGTTTACAATATAGAA ATTAAATGCAATCATATGTTCCTTGTGGATAATGGCCAAATTAGAAAGAATCAAGTATGTTCACCGCAACTATTGATCTTCGATTTATACACTGACAAATTGGTTAAACGTGTTCCTATCCCGATTGAAATTGCGCATCACAAAAATACTACTGGAGTGTTAAGTTCAGTTGCTGTTTTTACCCCATTTTGCAGAAATGTGAAGGATGATGCAGTT GTATTCATGGCAGACTCGAAAGGTTCTGGTTTAGTGGTATATAATGGACGTACTTCTAAGATGTGCAGAGTCGAATCTGATTCGATGAAAATTCCGCCTGATCCTAATTTCGTAATAGAAAACAAGACTTATCATTTTTCGGATACTGTCCACGGTATGACAATTATTGGTAAAG ATTTATACTATGCTACTTTCATGGGACGGCAAATATATAAAGTAGAATTTCAGAAGTTAATAGACTGTTCACCACAAGATATTAATGAAGCTAATAGACAAACTCAATCGATTGCGTTAGAAGGTCCGACAACAATGTTGGCGTCTCACAGATGTTCGTTATTTTTTAGCGATGTAACAAAAAGGTCTATTATGTGTGCGAACGTTACGAAGAATTTTAACTCCATAAATAAG GAACTTGTTGCACATGATCCAAAAATGGAATTTTCGGCTGGGTTGAAGGTCAGAAATGgtgaattattgattttatcaaaCAGATTTCCTTTAACTTCAAATAATAACTTAAATAGAAACGAGATAAACTTTCGTTATTTCTCAATTCCTATTACGGATAtagaaaataacacaaattGCTTTTCTTTCTGCAATTAA
- the LOC105195236 gene encoding neuropeptides capa receptor → MGTLGQDENDTLDFWRDWDLSNLTEAEYLSKVLGPKYLSLRLVIPLTIAYVVIFITGIFGNVSTCIVIVRNSSMQTATNYYLFSLAISDLTLLILGLPNELSVFWQQYPWALGTGLCKIRAYVSEMSSYVSVLTIVAFSMERYLAICYPLHVYSMSGLKRPIRFILAAWLIAMISAIPFAIYTKVNFVEYPPESGNYSADSAICAMLLPDMPKLPLYELSCTIFFLIPMLVILVVYIRMGLKIKSSTNETLGPIQHAYVHGHQRQVQSRKSIIRMLSAVVIMFFLCWAPFHAQRLLYIYARESDYYPDLNEWLYILSGCLYYFSTTVNPILYNLMSMKYRQAFRQTLCCRTERPTSEILMVKESHPRRCDSSKESHERSVKCSVRHMTARAKEIFCFTSSRQETIKDSRRKNGNASNFPQNAYSLQKEDSSSTFLFERGHLLAHQQPSNESTTSTKRSEDAVSVAV, encoded by the exons ATGGGGACGTTGGGCCAGGACGAAAATGACACGCTCGATTTCTGGCGGGACTGGGATCTGAGCAACTTGACCGAGGCCGAGTACCTGAGCAAAGTGCTGGGGCCCAAGTATCTATCTCTCAGGCTGGTGATACCGCTCACGATCGCCTACGTGGTGATCTTCATCACCGGAATCTTCGGTAATGTCAGCACATGCATAGTCATCGTCCGGAACTCGTCCATGCAGACCGCCACCAATTACTACCTCTTCAGTTTAGCCATATCCGACCTTACTCTACTTATACTGG GTCTCCCCAATGAGCTGAGCGTGTTCTGGCAGCAATATCCGTGGGCCCTGGGCACGGGACTTTGCAAAATCCGGGCGTATGTgtcagaaat GTCATCCTACGTGTCGGTTCTCACGATCGTGGCATTCTCCATGGAAAGGTATTTGGCCATCTGTTATCCGTTGCACGTCTATTCGATGAGCGGTCTCAAAAGACCGATACGTTTTATCCTTGCTGCCTGGTTGATTGCAATGATCTCGGCGATACCATTCGCGATTTATACCAAGGTCAATTTCGTCGAATATCCGCCAG AATCGGGAAATTACTCGGCTGATTCGGCGATCTGCGCGATGCTACTGCCCGACATGCCAAAACTTCCGCTTTATGAACTTAGTTGCACCATATTCTTTCTGATACCGATGCTCGTGATCCTCGTGGTATACATCAGAATGGGATTAAAGATCAAGAGCAGCACCAATGAAACGCTTGGCCCGATACAACACGCTTACGTTCACGGCCATCAGCGACAGGTTCAATCCAGAAAATCCATCATCAGGATGTTAA GCGCGGTCGTTATCATGTTCTTCCTTTGCTGGGCACCGTTTCACGCCCAGCGTCTGCTTTACATATACGCGCGGGAGTCCGATTATTACCCGGACCTAAACGAGTGGCTTTATATTCTGAGCGGCTGTCTGTATTACTTTAGCACCACCGTCAATCCAATTCTCTACAATTTAATGAGCATGAAATACCGCCAGGCGTTCAGACAAACATTATGCTGCAGAACGGAACGACCGACGAGCGAAATTTTAATGGTCAAGGAATCTCATCCACGCAGATGCGATTCCTCGAAAGAATCCCACGAACGAAGTGTTAAGTGCTCTGTTAG GCATATGACAGCCCGAGCCAAAGagatattttgttttacatcGAGCCGACAGGAAACTATCAAGGATAGCAGGAGAAAAAATGGAAATGCAAGCAATTTTCCTCAAAATGCTTACTCGTTACAAAAAGAAGATTCGTCCTCGACGTTTCTTTTTGAACGAGGGCACCTCCTCGCCCACCAGCAGCCTAGCAATGAAAGCACAACGTCCACGAAAAGATCGGAAGATGCTGTTTCCGTAGCAGTCTAA